The nucleotide window GCTGGGCCAGCAACTCGGCCACCGTGGGCGTGATGTAGCGCTTGCCCAGCGCGATGGTGCGGATCGCCTCCACGATCTCGCCCGGTTCGCACTCCTTGTTCAGGTAACCACTGGCGCCCTGCCGGATCAGGTTCATGGCGTAGTGTTCTTCCGGATACCCCGACAGGATCAGGATGCCGACGTCCGGCGCCTTGGCGCGGATCATGGCCAGCGCGTCGATGCCGCTCTGCCCCGGCATCGACAAGTCCATCACCAGCACGTCCATCTCGGTGACGCGCACCAGGTCGATCGCTTCCCGGCCGCTGGCCGCCTCGCCGACGACCCGCAAGTCCACATGCTCCGAGAAAAACTGCTTCAGTCCAGAACGCACAATGGCGTGGTCGTCCACAATACCGATTCTGATCACGGTGCGCCTTCCGCATTGAGGTTAACGCGGCCGCGCCACGCGGCCGCAAGAGCAGGATTCTAGTTCTCCAAGACATGGTTGATCCCAACACCCAGATTCCCGACGGCACCAAGCGCAGCCGTGGCCCCCTGTCGCTGCGCATGACACTGGTCATCGCCGCGATGTGCGCCATGGCCATCATGTGGCTGAACGAGGACACCTACCGCCGTACCACGCAAACGCTGACCCAGATCCAAAAGGGCCACGCCGCGCGCGCCACCATCAACACGCTGCTGCGGCGGCTGGTCGAGGCCGAGTCTGGCCAGCGTGGCTACATCCTCACCGGCGACCGGGCATACCTGGAGTCCTACGACGTGGCACTCAAGGAAATGAATGCCCTGCTGCAACGCATGAACAGCATCGTTCCGCGCGAGATGCACGAAAGCGAAGCCATGCTCGCCTTTCGCCATCTGCTGTCGCAAAAAGTCGGCGAAATGGCGCTCACCGTGCGCATGCGGCAGGAAGAGCGCCCGGAGGTCGTCAACTTCGTCATGACGTCGAACATCGGGCTGGAGCAGATGCACGCCTTCAAACTGCAGGGCGACGCACTGCTGGCACAAGCCGATGCCGTGGTGGCCACCAGTCGGGCCGAGCTCTACCGGCTGCTCAATGTCTCGCGCTTCGGGCTGGCCGCCGGTGTGCTGGCGGCGTTCTTCGCCTTCTTCCTCTACGTGAACCAGACGCGCGCGCTGCGCCAGACCGACGAGCGCCAGAAGCAATTGCTGGAGGATGAGCGCGACGCGCTCGAATCGCAGGTGCGCGAGCGCACCGCGCGCCTGACCGAGTTGGCGAGCTATCTGCAGCAGGCGGTCGAGGAAGAGCGCGCCCACCTGGCGCGCGAGCTGCACGACGAGCTGGGCGCGCTGCTGACGGCGGCCAAGCTGAACGTGGCGCGCATCAAGTCCAAATTGCCCAAGGACGCCGACGAGCTGGCCGAGCGCTTGAAGCACCTGACCGAAACGCTCAACCAGGGCATCGCGCTCAAGCGCCGCATCATCGAGGACCTGCGACCATCCTCGTTGTCGAACCTGGGCCTGGTGGCGTCGCTCGAAATCCTGACGCGCGAATTCGCCGACCGATCGGGCGTCGAGATGGAAACCTCGCTCGAACCCGTGTCGCTGGACGAGGTGAGCGAGCTGACCATCTACCGCATGGTGCAGGAGGCGCTGACCAACATCGGCAAATACGCCCAGGCCAGCAAGGTCACGGTGCGGCTGCAGAACTACGTCTACCACGCCGAAGTCACGGTGCAGGACAACGGCGTGGGCTTCGACCCCACGCAACTGCCGCAGGCCTCGCACGGGCTGATCGGCATGCGCCATCGGGTCGAAGCCAGCGGTGGGCGGCTGGATGTCAGCTCGCGCCCCGGCCACGGTTCGCGCATCTCCGGCACCATTCCGCGCGCGGCGCCCAAGCCGCAGCAGGAGCTGGCCGCAGCAGTGGGCGCCATGTCATCCGATTCCTACAAGGCCGCACCGCCCGCGCTGACAGCGCCCGACGCGGCGCGCTGATGGGCCGCGCGGGCCGCACGGCCCAAGATATGCCCTACGCTTACGTTCCGCGGCAAACTGCTTGACCAAGCGCCGCCTCATCCCTGCATCACCCGTCCCGACACCCCCAGAAAGGAAACTCACGCCATGAACACCCATTCCACCGTCGAAAAAATCGCCGACAAGGCTGAAAACGCCACCGACAAACTGGCCGGCAAGGCCGAACGCTCGGTTGAATCGGCCCGCCTATACGCGAACGAGGCGCTCGACAAGGCCGACGCCAAGGTGCGCAGCCTGCGCGAAGATGTCAAACCCGCGATCGACGCCATCTCGGCCCGCGTGCAGGATATGGCCGCGCGCAGCAAGGCCGCCGCCGCCGAAACCTCCGCGCAAACGCGCGACAAGCTGAACGAGTACACCGACAAGACCAGCGCCTACGTGGCCGAGCAGCCCCTGAAATCCATGGCCATCGCCGCCGCCGCGGGCGCAGCTCTGGCGATCCTGCTGGGCCGCCGCCGCGGTTGATCGCATGCCGGCCGCCGCCATGGCGTGCCGGATCACGCCAAAAGCCCTGTGGTTCAGCCACAGGGCTTTTTTTCTTGCCCGCCCGCACGAAATTACTATGATTTGTATAGCTGCTTGCGCTTGATGCACAAGCGCAAGCAGCCAAAATCATTCATCAAGCGAGCCACCCTGCCTGGGTGCCCTGCGCGATGCGTGGGAGCAGTGGAATGCTGGCATGCCCACCACTGCGGCCGCCGCCACCGGCAGCCTGGATCATGGAGCCGAGGACATGCCCCAGCGTGGTGGCGCATGGGGTCAGCGCGCCGTAGGTGGCCGCACCAGCACTGGGACGGGCTCCGTGCCGGGTTCATAGCGCGGACGCGCCGGGGCCGGCCGCGGCATGCCAAAGCCATCGCCCCAGCCCGGCGGATGGACGCGGTCGCCATGACCCGGATAGGGGTAAGGGTGCGGGTGGGGATACGGCCGCCGCTGCGGCACCACCGGCGCATACGGCTGCACCACCACGATGTCAGCCGGCGGCTGCTGGCCGCAGGCCAGGGCGGCGTTGTAGCGCGCGGTGCGAATCTCTTCCGGGCTGGCCGAAAAGCTGCCGGCGCGAAACGCCGCCTCGGCGCGCGCGGCGCGGCAGGCATCCGACTCGGCCTGCGCGGCTGATGCGTACGCGGGCTCCGGCACACGGACGGGGGCTGCCAGGCGCTGCTGCTCGCGCTGCCAGGCGGCGTCTTCCCGCTGTTGCAGGGCGCGCTCGCGCGCCGCGGCGGCCTCGGCGTCCTGACGCACCTCTTCCGCGGTGCGGCGCGGCACCACCACCGCGCCGCCCTTGCACGGTTGGTCGGTGTACAGAGTCTTGCCGGTGGCGGGATCGGTGCACTTGATGGCCTGCGCGCCTGCCATCAGCGGCAGGGCCAGGGCGAAAGACAGCAAAACGGGGCGGATCATGGTCATTCTTTCAGCAGCGGCCGCGGCGGTGCGGCACGGTATCTTTTTACAACGCGCGCGCCGGCCGGCGCGCCGACCGCGCACCGCCATTGCGGCCCAGGGCCTGTGCCTTAGCCACTCCGGTAAGGCGTGCCCGCTGAGCCGCGCCGCAAGCACCGCCCCCGCTGCCGTACCATCGCGCCATGCCGCCACCCATTGAGCGACTGCTGCCCTTTTTGCGCTGGCCGCGCCCGTCCGCGGACCTGCTGCGCGGCGAGGCGGTGGCGGGTCTCACGGTCGGTCTGATGGTCATTCCGCAGGGCGTGGCCTACGCCCAGCTGGCCGGCATGCCGCTGGTGACGGGCATTTATGCCTCGATGCTGCCCGCGCTCATCGCCGTGATGTTCTCGGCCTCGGCGCGGCTGTCGGTCGGGCCGACGGCGTTGACCAGCCTGTTGATCCATGCCTCGCTCAGCCCGCTGGCGGCGCCGGGCAGCCCCGAATGGGTGGCGCTGGCGGTGTGGCTGGCGCTGATGTCGGGCGTGCTGCAGGTGGCGCTCGGCATGTTCAGGTTCGGCTGGCTGCTCAACCTGATCAACGCGCCGGTGCTGATGGCCTTCACGCAGGCGGCGGCGGCGCTCATCATCGGCTCACAGCTGCCGGCACTGCTGGGTTTTCGCGGTGGCTGGGGCGAGATGCTGCATCGGCCGAGCATCAACCCCCTGGCCGCCGCCTTCGGCGTGCTGGCGCTGGCGCTGCTGCTGCTGGCGCGCCGCTGGCGGCCGACGTTTCCGACCGTGCTGGTGATCGTCGTCGCGGCGGCGGCCTTGGGCTGGGCACTCGGTTTTGAAGCCAGCGGCGGCGCCGTGGTGGGCCCGCTGCCTCGGGGCCTGCCGGCGCCTTACCTGCCCGGCTGGCCGGGCTGGCATGCGTTGGGCCAGTTGCTGATGCCGACGCTGGTCATCACGCTGGTGAGTTTTCTGGAGACCGCCTCCAGCGCCAAGGTGGACAGCCAGCGCAAGGGCGAACGCTGGGACCAAGACCAGGATCTGATCGGCCAGGGCCTGGCCAAGATCGCCTCGGGCTTTTCGGGTGCCTTTGCCACCAGCTCGTCGTTTTCGCGCTCGGCGCTCAATCTGTACGCTGGCGCGCGGACCGGCTGGGCGACGGTGGCGTCGGTGTTGTTGGTGCTGGCGGCGCTGCTGCTGTTCACGCCAGTGCTGCGCCACGTGCCACAGGCGGTGCTGGCGGCCATCGTCGTGGCGGCGGTGCTGGGCTTGCTCAAGCCGCGCGAATTCGTGCGGCTGTGGCACATCTCGCGCGTCGAAGCGGTGACGGCTGCGCTGACCTTCGGGGTCACCCTCGCGGCCGCGCCAGCGCTGTACTGGGGCGTGCTGACCGGGGTGCTGATGTCGCTGTCGCTGTTCCTCTTCCAGCGCCTGCACCCGCGCATCATCGAAGTCGGCCTGCACGCGGACGGCAGCCTGCGCGACCGCCACCTGTGGCATCTGCCGGCACTGGCGCCGCACACGTACGCGCTGCGCATGGATGCGGCACTCGACTTCGCCACCGCCGCGCAGTTCGAGCGCGAGGTGTCCGAATACCTGAGCCAGCACCCCCACACGCGCCACGTCTGCCTGTTCGCGCAGCCCATCAACCGCATCGACGCCACCGGTGCCGAAGCCTTCGTGCGCCTGATGTCGCTGCTGCACCAGCGGCGCGTGACGCTGCACGTGAGCGGCATCAAGTTGCCGGTCGAACGCGTGCTGCACGCCGCCGGCGCGCTGGCGCCCCACCCGCTGCTGCAGCTGTACCGCACCGACGCCGAGGCGCTGGCGGCACTGCGCGCCATCGCCGAGGCCGAGCGCGCGGAGCCTGCCGACTTGCCGGCAACGGCGATCTGATTGCTATTTTTTTGAGAGCTTCTTGCGCTTGATGGACGGGCGCTGGGGGCTGATTTCTCTTGAATCAGCTTGATGAAAACCATGGGCTTGATTGGCGCGCGGCGGTTTTGTTCCGAACGGCGTCGCCTTCACCCCAACCCTCTCCCAGAGGGAGAGGGGGCAAGACAAAAGGCCGAGAGCAGCGATGGCCCGAGTGGGCTTTCAACCCCTTCTGGCCGTGCCGAGAAGCACAGGGCGTGGGGCGGGCCGGCAGCGCAGCATGCCGGCTTTGTGCTCTGACTCGCTGCCGCTGTTTGAGCGAAGAGAACGCAGTGAACGAAGCGAGTTCGGCAGCGCCGCCCTACGACCGAGCATCGCAGGTTGCCCCGAAGGGGACACAGCCAGTGGGGCCGCCTTTCTTTGCCTACTTTCTTTGGCGGAGCAAAGAAAGTAGGTCGCCCGCCGGGGCGAACTCCCGGCCGACCGCGCGCCCAACACCACAACACCCGTTATCACCCCAAAAGCAGGCAGGACGAGAGCCACAGCAAACCCCAGTGTCTTTCAAGCCCCCGTCAGGTGTGACCCACGACGCTCGCCGTCGCCATCAAGTCCTCGATCAAGGCCAGCGAGGCGCGGCCCGACACCGCATACGGATCGAGCACCGCGCGCTCCGAATACTTCAGCAGCACGCTGGCGTTGACGCGCTCGGCATTGACCAGCCCCATCGTCCAGCCGCCAAAGCGGCGCTCGGTGATCTCTTCGTAATGCAACAGCACCACGTCCTGGTGGCGCGCATCCTTGTGGATCACGCCATACAGGTCGCTGATGGTCTGGCGGCCGCCTTCGATGCATTGCATGAAGATGCCGCCGCCAAATACCAGCACGCCGGTGACGCCATGGTCGGCGTTGTGCTGGCGCGCGCTGGCGCAAATGGCGTTGACGGCGGCGGCCGATGAATCGACAGCGCGGCTGGCGTAAAGCAGGCGAACGAGCATGGTCAGTTCTTTTGCGGGATGAGGGAGAGAAATTCGCGCCGCAGGTTGGCGTCCTTCAGGAACACGCCGCGCATGACCGAGTTGATCATCTTGCTGTCCATGTCCTTCACGCCGCGCCAGGCCATGCAGAAGTGGGTGGCCTCCATCACCAGCGCCAGGCCGTCGGGCTTGGTTTTTTGCTGGATCAGGTCGGCCAGCTGCACCACGGCTTCTTCCTGGATCTGCGGGCGGCCCATGATCCATTCGGCCAGGCGGGCGTATTTCGAGAGGCCGATGACGTTGGTGCGCTCGTTGGGCATGACGCCGATCCACAGCCTGCCGATGACCGGGCAGAAGTGGTGGCTGCAGGCGCTGCGCACGGTGATGGGGCCGACGATCATCAGCTCGTTCAGCCGCTCGGCGTTGGGAAACTCGGTGATCTCGGGCGCCTTGACGTAGCGGCCCTTGAACACCTCATGGACATACATCTTGGCCACGCGGCGCGCGGTGTTGCCGGTATTGTGGTCGCGCTCGGTGTCGATCACCATGCTGTCAAGCACGCCTTCCATCTTGGCCGTCACTTCGTCGAGCAGATTCTCGAGTTCGCCGGGTTCGATGAAGTCGGCGATGTTGTCGTTGGCGTTGAAGCGGCGGCGCGCGGCCTGCAGGCGCTCGCGGATCTTCACCGAGACGGGTGTGCCTTCGTCGGTGGCGTCGGCCGCCGGGGAGAGATCGGGGGAGGATTTCATGGGCGCACCGATGGTAGCAGCAAAGGATTTTGCATTGAACAAGGCCCTGGCGCTTGCAGGACAAGCGCGAGCAGCTATACTTTTTATAGTTAACCGACGGGGGCGTTGGGCGCCTGTTGCGGCAAATGGAACTCGGCGATCAGCGGCAAATGGTCCGACATGCGGCTCCACACGCGCCCGCGCGGCGCCGCCAGGCTCAAGGGGCGCAGGCCGCGCGCATAGATGTGGTCGAGCTGCGCCACGGGATAGCGCGACGGATAGGTCAGCGTGCGCGGGCCTTCAAACGCGTGCAGCGAATCGACGCGCAGCAGCCGCCGCACGCGCGTGCCCCAGTCGTTGAAGTCCCCGGCCACCACCACCGGCTCGTCGAGCGGGATCTCGCGCGCGATATAGGCTTTCAGGCGCGCGGTCTGGCGCACGCGGCTGGAAGGGATCAACCCGAAATGCACCACGATGGCGTGCACCGTCACGCCCGCCACCAGCAGCTTGGCGTGCAGCAGGCCGCGCTGCTCGAAGCGGTGGTCGGACATGTCTTCGTGCTGGCAGCCGATGACGGGCCAACGCGACAGCAGCGCGTTGCCGTGTTCGCCATGCTTGGTGACGGCGTTGGTGCGGTACACCGCCTCATAACCCTCGGGCGCCAGGAACTGGGCCTGCGGCAGATCGGGCCAGCCGGTGAAATAGCTGGCCTCCTTGCGGTTGCCTTGCCGCACCTCTTGCAAGCAGACGATGTCGGCGTCGAGCGTCTCGACGGCCAGCGCGAGGTTGTGGATTTCGAGCCGGCGCGCGGGGCCCAGCCCCTGCACGCCCTTGTGGATGTTGTAGGTGGCGACGCGCAGAACATCTTGGCGCTCGCCGAAAGTCGAATCCACCGTCATGCGGTCACCTTGGAAAAGCGCGGCAGCAACAGACACGCCTCTGCATTGGAGGGCGAGAAGCATTGGCCGGCCGCCTCGCGATAGGGCAGCCAAACAAAGGCTGAATGCTCGCGTGGGTTGAGCGTCACGGTGGCATCGGGCGGCACGCACAGCCCAAAGACGTGCTCGCGGTTGCGTGTCACGCCGGGGGCGTAACGCGCGCGCCAGCGGGGATAGATGTCATACACGTTCTCGAGCTGCCAATCGGTCAGCCGGCAGCCGGGCGCCTGCGGGTCTAGGCCCGTCTCTTCGCGCACCTCGCGCGCGGCCGTGTGCGCCAAGGGCTCATCCACGGTGTCCTTGCTGCCGGTGACCGATTGCCAGAATTCACCCGGCGCCACATCGGCGCGCCGCATCAGCAACACATCGAGCGCCGGCGTGTGCACGACCACCAGAACGGATTCGGGAATCTTGAAGCGATGGGGCGCGACCGGGTTCACAGGCATTTGCGGCACCAGGCCCCGTCGCGCGGCAGCCGGCGCTCAGCCCAACTGGCGCAACACGCTGTTGACCAAGGGCCGCATGCGGCGATACACCTGCCAGCCCGACCAGGCCCGCACGGCCAGCTGTACCGCGGCGCGTGGACGCACCGACAGGGCACCGACCGCGGCCGCGCCGGCCAGCAGCAGCAGCGCGCCCTTGCCTTTCGCTCCCTGGACGCTGCGCACGCCGCCACGCACGCGGTCGGTCGCGCGCAACACGGGGCGAAACACATGGCTGCGCACGGCGATCTGCTCGCGCAGCTGGGCCGAACGCAGGCGCAGCTGTTCGCGCCGCGTGGCCAGATCGACGGGGAATTCGCGCTTCATGACGCACGCAACCTTTCCTGATCGCGCTGGAGCTCGGAGCGCGTGGCGCCGAACATGCGAAAGCCTTGCTTCGCCTTGTGCCACGCCAGCAGCCCCAGCACCGCGCCGCCGCCGAGAAAGATCGACGTGAAGATGCCCAGCGCCAACAGCCGCTGAGAATCCCACAGCAGCACCGTGAGAAAGATGGCGAGAAAGATCAAACCGAAGCTGACGAAGACCACCGCCAACGCCCCCATCACGGCCATGCCGGCCAGGCGCGCCAGCTCTTCACGGGCTTCGACCGTGAAGAGCTCGAAACGCACCTGCGCCAACTCGATCACGTCGGCGAACAGGCCGCGCACGCGGCTCGCCGTGCTGTCGTCGGTGGAGGGCAAGCTCATGTTGGGCGAATGGTGCAACGCGGATAGAAATCAGCGGCGGCCGAGCAGCACGCCAATCAGGATGCCCAGGGCAGCAGCGGCGCCGATGGACGACCAGGGGTTGTCGTGCACGTACTCGTCGGTCACGGCCGCGGCCTGGCGCGCGCGCGCGCGCATGGCGGCGTCGGCATCGGCCAGCTTCTCGCGTGCCACCAAAAGATTTTCCTTGGCGCGGGCGCGCAGCTCGGTGATCTTCGAGTCGGTCTGGCCCGCGGTGGCGGCCAGCAGATCTTCCGCGTCAGACACCACGCGGCGCAGATTGGAGACCAGTTGCTCCTTGGTTTCGGTGGCGGAATCGACGAGGTCAGAGGTGTAGGACATGGGTTTCTCCAAATGAGAAAGCCATGCTAGCAGAGCGGCCGCGGGCACCGCGTAGGACGGCGCCCAAGCCGCGGCGCGGCGCGGCGCACTCAGACTCTGCCTGCGATCGCGGCGCGAGGTGCTGGGATGCGGTGATGCATGGGCTGCAAAGCACGACGCTTGCCCTTGGCAGGACCGCAATCCGCCCTCGCACGGCCGTGGCGAGAGCGTCGACAGGCTCTCTAGACAGCGGCCGGATTGCGCAGGCGGATATGCAGCTCGCGCAGCTGCTTTTCATCCACCGGGCTGGGTGCCTGCGTCAGCAAATCCTGCGCGCGCTGCGTCTTGGGGAAGGCGATCACGTCACGGATCGACTCGGCCTTGGTCATCAGCGTGACCAGCCGGTCGAGGCCGAAGGCCAGGCCGCCGTGCGGTGGCGCGCCGTACTGCAGGGCGTCCAGCAGAAAGCCGAACTTGAGCTGCGCATCCTCGGGCGAGATCTTGAGCGCATCGAACACCTTGCTCTGCACCTCGGCGCGGTGAATACGCACCGAGCCGCCACCCAGCTCCCAGCCGTTGAGCACCATGTCGTAAGCCTTGGCGACGCACTTGCCGGGGTCGGAATCCATGTCATCCTCGTGCCCGTCCTTGGGCGCGGTGAACGGATGGTGCACGGCGTTCCAGCGGTGATCGTCCTCGTCGAATTCGAACATCGGAAAGTCGACCACCCACAGCGGTGCCCAACGGTCTTCGAATAGGCCCGTCTTCTTGGCCAGCTCGCCGTGGCCGATCTTCAGGCGCAGCGCGCCGATGGCATCGTTGACCACCTTGGCCTTGTCGGCGCCGAAAAACAGGATGTCGCCGCTGCGCGCGCCGGTGCGCTCCAAAATGGCGGTGATGGCCGCGTCGTGCAGATTCTTGACGATGGGCGACTGCAGGCCGTCACGGCCGGCCGCCACGTCGTTCACCTTGATCCACGCCAAGCCCTTGGCGCCATAGATCTTGACAAATTCGGTGTAAGCGTCGATCTCGCTGCGGCTGATTTCGCTGCCGCCCGGCACGCGCAGCGCCACCACACGGCCGCCGGGCGTGGTGGCCGGACCACTGAACACCTTGAAGTCCACGTCCTTCATCACATCGGTGAGTTCGGTGAATTCAAGCTTGACGCGCAGGTCGGGTTTGTCGGAGCCGTACTTGAACATGGCCTCGGCGTAAGGCATGACCGGGAACTCACCCAGATCGACGTTCATCGTCTGCCGGAAGACGTGCGTGATCATGCGCTGGAACAGATCGCGGATTTCCTGCTCGCCCAGAAAGGACGTCTCAATATCGATCTGCGTGAATTCGGGCTGGCGGTCGGCGCGCAAGTCTTCGTCGCGGAAGCACTTGGTGATCTGGTAGTAACGGTCGTACCCGGCCACCATCAGCAATTGCTTGAACAGCTGCGGCGACTGCGGCAGCGCGAAGAAATGGCCGTCGTGCACGCGGCTGGGCACCAGATAGTCGCGCGCGCCTTCGGGCGTGCTCTTGGTGAGCATAGGGGTCTCGATGTCGATGAAGCCGTGCTCGTCGAGAAACTTGCGCACTTCCATCGTCACGCGGTAGCGCAGCATCAGGTTGTTCTGCATGTAGGGCCGGCGCAGGTCGAGCACGCGGTGCGTGAGGCGCGTGGTTTCCGACAGGTTCTCGTCGTCCAGCTGGAACGGCGGCGTGACCGAGGGGTTGAGCACCGTCAGCTCGTGGCACAGCACCTCGATCTTGCCGCTTTTCAGGTTGTCGTTGGTGGTGCCTTCTGGGCGTGCGCGCACCAAGCCCTTGACCTGGATGCAGAACTCGTTGCGCAGGTCTTCGGCGATGGCGAACATCTCGGGCCGGTCGGGGTCGCACACCACCTGCACATAACCTTCGCGGTCGCGCAAGTCGACAAAGATCACGCCGCCGTGGTCGCGCCGGCGGTTGACCCAGCCGCACAGGGTAACAGTGTGGCCGATCAGGTCTTCGGTCACCAGACCGCAATAGTGGGAACGCATGGACATGGGAACGATCGCTTTCAAGGTTCTGGTCGGGAGATGGCGGCATCGGCCATCGAAGGGGCGGCGGGCGGCGGTGCCGCGGTGACCGGGCCGGTCACGCCCGGCACCTGCGCCGGCACGGGCTGGCCTGGGCGCGGCTCGCGCATCGGCGGCACCACCACGCCCATCGAAATCACGTACTTGAGCGCTTCGTCCACGCTCATCTGCAACTCGATCACGTCGGCGCGCGGCACCATCAGGAAAAAACCGGAAGTAGGGTTGGGCGTGGTCGGCACGTAGACGCTGAGGTAGTCACCGTCCAGATGCCGCGCCACCTCGCCGCCCGGCTTGCCGGTGAGAAAGGCAATGGTCCAGGCACCCTGGCGCGGGTACTGCACCAGCAGCGCTCGCGAAAAAGCCTGGCCCGAGCCGGAAAACAGCGTATCCGAGACCTGCTTGACGCTGGAGTAGATGCTGCGCACCACCGGAATGCGCGTCATGAGCTTGTCCCACTGGCGCACCGCCCACTGGCCGAACATGTTGGCCACGAACACACCGGTGCCAAAGATGACGATGGCCACCAGGATCACGCCCAGCCCGGGAATGCGGCGCAGCTGGTCGGCCAGCGGCGTCAAGCCCGGCGTGACGGCCTCGGCGGCCGCCAGCACCCCCAGGAAAATACCGTCCAGAATGCCGACCAGCCACAGCAGCACCCACACCGTGACGCCCATGGGCAACCACACCAGCAGGCCGGTGATGAAGTACTGCCGCAGGCGTGACATCATGGTGCGGGGCAGACTTCAAGTATCAGACGACGATCCGCCGCCGCCCGCGGGCGCCGCCGCCGCAGGCGCGGGGCTGCTGGCGCTGGCGGGCGCGGCAGCGGAGGCAGGCGCAGCGGCAGGGCTGCCACTGCCGGATGTCGTGGTGTCGGGCTTGGCGCCCGCCGCAGCCGGCTCCTTGGAACCGACTGTTTTATTTTGCCCGTCGCGAAAATCGGTCACATACCAGCCTGAACCCTTGAGCTGAAAACCGGCTGCCGTGAGCTGCTTGGAAAACGCCGCCTCGCCACACGACGGACACACCGTCAGCGGTGCGTCGGACATCTTTTGCAAAACATCCTTGGCGAAGCCGCAGGCGGCGCATTTGTAGGCATAGATGGGCATGACGTGCAATCACGGAAAAACGAAGGGGCGCAAACGCGAAAAACCTTTGATTATAAAAGC belongs to Ottowia testudinis and includes:
- a CDS encoding DUF883 family protein, translated to MSYTSDLVDSATETKEQLVSNLRRVVSDAEDLLAATAGQTDSKITELRARAKENLLVAREKLADADAAMRARARQAAAVTDEYVHDNPWSSIGAAAALGILIGVLLGRR
- the aspS gene encoding aspartate--tRNA ligase, giving the protein MSMRSHYCGLVTEDLIGHTVTLCGWVNRRRDHGGVIFVDLRDREGYVQVVCDPDRPEMFAIAEDLRNEFCIQVKGLVRARPEGTTNDNLKSGKIEVLCHELTVLNPSVTPPFQLDDENLSETTRLTHRVLDLRRPYMQNNLMLRYRVTMEVRKFLDEHGFIDIETPMLTKSTPEGARDYLVPSRVHDGHFFALPQSPQLFKQLLMVAGYDRYYQITKCFRDEDLRADRQPEFTQIDIETSFLGEQEIRDLFQRMITHVFRQTMNVDLGEFPVMPYAEAMFKYGSDKPDLRVKLEFTELTDVMKDVDFKVFSGPATTPGGRVVALRVPGGSEISRSEIDAYTEFVKIYGAKGLAWIKVNDVAAGRDGLQSPIVKNLHDAAITAILERTGARSGDILFFGADKAKVVNDAIGALRLKIGHGELAKKTGLFEDRWAPLWVVDFPMFEFDEDDHRWNAVHHPFTAPKDGHEDDMDSDPGKCVAKAYDMVLNGWELGGGSVRIHRAEVQSKVFDALKISPEDAQLKFGFLLDALQYGAPPHGGLAFGLDRLVTLMTKAESIRDVIAFPKTQRAQDLLTQAPSPVDEKQLRELHIRLRNPAAV
- a CDS encoding DUF502 domain-containing protein, whose translation is MSRLRQYFITGLLVWLPMGVTVWVLLWLVGILDGIFLGVLAAAEAVTPGLTPLADQLRRIPGLGVILVAIVIFGTGVFVANMFGQWAVRQWDKLMTRIPVVRSIYSSVKQVSDTLFSGSGQAFSRALLVQYPRQGAWTIAFLTGKPGGEVARHLDGDYLSVYVPTTPNPTSGFFLMVPRADVIELQMSVDEALKYVISMGVVVPPMREPRPGQPVPAQVPGVTGPVTAAPPPAAPSMADAAISRPEP
- a CDS encoding FmdB family zinc ribbon protein; protein product: MPIYAYKCAACGFAKDVLQKMSDAPLTVCPSCGEAAFSKQLTAAGFQLKGSGWYVTDFRDGQNKTVGSKEPAAAGAKPDTTTSGSGSPAAAPASAAAPASASSPAPAAAAPAGGGGSSSDT